The bacterium DNA window CGGCCGCGGCGGGGAAGGGGAGTGTCTGGCGCACGACGCCGGCCGGGATCACCGTCGGCGTGTTGAATCTCCAGGGGCGGGTCTTCATGAAGGAAATCGACTGCCCCTTCCGCACCGCCGATGCCGAATTGGAGCGGCTGCGCGAGAAGACTCCGATCATTTTCGTCGACTTCCATGCCGAGGCAACCTCGGAGAAGCAGGCGCTGGGCTACTACCTCGATGGACGCGTCTCGGCGGTGGTCGGCACACACACGCATGTGCAGACCGCCGACGAAAAGATTCTGCCGCAGGG harbors:
- a CDS encoding TIGR00282 family metallophosphoesterase — encoded protein: MRLMFIADITGRPGRWIVSQLLWGFKRKHAIDFVIANVENAAGGYGITREMSQKLFTYGVDVQTSGNHIWDRPDAREMLTEEPYVLRPANYPPAAAGKGSVWRTTPAGITVGVLNLQGRVFMKEIDCPFRTADAELERLREKTPIIFVDFHAEATSEKQALGYYLDGRVSAVVGTHTHVQTADEKILPQG